One Peromyscus maniculatus bairdii isolate BWxNUB_F1_BW_parent chromosome 14, HU_Pman_BW_mat_3.1, whole genome shotgun sequence genomic window carries:
- the LOC143268503 gene encoding uncharacterized protein LOC143268503, which yields MSPTLTSPAAISLWAAGTGSPSKEGRPNPGPWSWGDHGHRQSNLERLRSQGLLEEPPQPEEPPPEGEGGGGDADAEKQEAGGSTADERSRQNEVPSRPPTGPEEAGVKRG from the exons ATGTCTCCCACTCTGACATCACCTGCTGCCATctcactgtgggcagcaggcaCGGGGAGTCCCTCAAAGGAGGGGAGGCCAAACCCCGGACCCTGGTCATGGGGTGACCACGGCCACCGCCAGTCCAACTTGGAAAGGCTTCGGAGCCAGGGCCTGCTGGAAGAG CCGCCCCAGCCAGAAGAGCCACCACCCGAAGGTGAAGGAGGAGGTGGCGATGCGGATGCTgagaagcaggaggcagggggcagcACAGCGGATGAAAGGAGCAGACAGAACGAGGTCCCCTCCCGGCCGCCGACAGGCCCAGAGGAGGCAGG